The following proteins are co-located in the Massilia litorea genome:
- the lptA gene encoding lipopolysaccharide transport periplasmic protein LptA, which yields MKNIFAAAFLSLLSLTAAHAERADSLKQAVINFDSLDVDEVTQTRILTGNVVLTRGTLILKSDRALLKETPEGYMNVTLTSNPGRVATFRQKRDGGPDLWVEGQAERIEYDERVELVKLFSKAIVKELENGRLTNELDGAYISYDNRKEVATVRNDASGETKSGGGRGTLIIAPRRTAPAAAPAAAPAAPAAPGKK from the coding sequence ATGAAAAACATCTTCGCCGCCGCCTTCCTTTCGCTGCTGTCGCTGACGGCAGCCCACGCCGAGCGCGCGGACTCGCTCAAGCAGGCCGTCATCAACTTCGATTCGCTCGACGTCGACGAAGTCACGCAGACGCGCATCCTGACGGGGAATGTGGTCCTCACGCGCGGCACCCTGATCCTGAAGTCGGACCGCGCGCTGCTCAAGGAAACCCCGGAAGGCTACATGAACGTCACGCTTACTTCGAACCCGGGGCGCGTGGCGACCTTCCGCCAGAAGCGCGACGGCGGCCCGGACCTGTGGGTCGAAGGCCAGGCCGAGCGCATCGAATACGACGAGCGGGTGGAACTCGTGAAACTGTTCTCGAAGGCGATCGTGAAGGAACTCGAGAACGGGCGCCTGACGAACGAACTCGATGGCGCCTACATCTCCTACGACAACCGCAAGGAAGTGGCCACCGTGCGCAACGACGCCAGCGGCGAGACCAAGTCCGGCGGCGGCCGCGGGACCCTGATCATCGCGCCGCGCCGCACTGCGCCCGCCGCGGCTCCAGCGGCGGCTCCGGCAGCGCCGGCAGCACCAGGAAAGAAATAA
- the lptC gene encoding LPS export ABC transporter periplasmic protein LptC: MNKRTAHRWRLLALMLTAVFFAFGSFWLLQAVQTDDATGVGNGLNEPDYIVENFSFVRMTEHGAPRYVVSGARLAHHPDNDVSEVTRPVVESMAPGRPRMTMHADRGQVYHGEDRVELMGNVDVNRPATPKSAALRAKTEALTVLADDEIVKTDRPVQMTLGAASANGVGMVAENPTQKLHLGGRGQIVYPPRTSPAPNQ; this comes from the coding sequence GGACCGCGCACCGCTGGCGCCTGCTGGCCTTGATGCTGACGGCGGTCTTCTTCGCCTTCGGCAGCTTCTGGCTGCTGCAGGCGGTCCAGACCGACGATGCGACGGGCGTCGGCAACGGCCTGAACGAACCCGACTACATCGTCGAGAATTTCAGCTTCGTGCGCATGACCGAACACGGCGCGCCGCGCTACGTGGTGTCGGGCGCGCGCCTGGCCCACCATCCGGACAACGACGTTTCGGAAGTGACCAGGCCGGTCGTCGAGAGCATGGCGCCGGGCCGCCCGCGCATGACCATGCACGCCGACCGCGGCCAGGTCTACCACGGCGAAGACCGCGTCGAGTTGATGGGCAACGTCGACGTCAACCGCCCGGCCACGCCGAAGAGCGCGGCCCTGCGCGCGAAAACCGAGGCCCTGACCGTGCTGGCCGACGACGAGATCGTCAAGACCGATCGTCCGGTCCAGATGACGCTCGGCGCCGCCTCGGCCAACGGCGTCGGCATGGTGGCCGAGAACCCGACGCAGAAGCTGCACCTCGGCGGCCGCGGCCAGATCGTCTATCCGCCGCGTACGAGCCCCGCACCCAACCAATAA